In one Lolium rigidum isolate FL_2022 chromosome 3, APGP_CSIRO_Lrig_0.1, whole genome shotgun sequence genomic region, the following are encoded:
- the LOC124701847 gene encoding homeobox-leucine zipper protein HOX19-like gives MAQEEVHDAGLALGLSLGGGGGDSSTAAHRSGSSRAARWEAPSMEPSLTLSMPDDTTTVTATATASGGGGHSVSSLSVGVKRERLEDAADLGEMVSSTAAAEDDDDGSTRKKLRLTKEQSALLEDRFKEHSTLNPKQKVALAKQLNLRPRQVEVWFQNRRARTKLKQTEVDCEFLKRCCETLTEENRRLQRELQELRALKFAPPPPTNASNSGPPPSSAASPFYMQLPAATLTICPSCERATAAGKVDPDRPKATHHFFNPFTHSAAC, from the exons ATGGCGCAGGAGGAGGTCCACGACGCAGGCCTGGCGCTGGGCCTGTCcctcggcggcggtggaggcgactCGTCAACGGCCGCCCACCGCAGCGGCAGCAGCCGGGCGGCACGGTGGGAGGCGCCCTCGATGGAGCCGTCGCTGACGCTCAGCATGCCGGACGACACGACCACCGTCACCGCGACCGCCaccgcctccggcggcggcggtcacagCGTGTCGTCGCTGTCAGTGGGGGTGAAGAGGGAGCGCCTGGAGGACGCGGCCGACCTGGGCGAGATGGTGtcgtccacggcggcggcggaggacgacgacgacggcagcacgCGGAAGAAGCTGAGGCTCACCAAGGAGCAGTCCGCGCTCCTGGAGGACCGCTTCAAGGAGCACAGCACCCTCAACCCG AAGCAGAAAGTCGCTTTAGCCAAGCAGCTCAACCTCAGGCCAAGGCAGGTGGAGGTTTGGTTCCAAAACAGAAGAGCAAG aaccaaGCTGAAGCAGACGGAGGTGGACTGCGAGTTCCTCAAGCGCTGCTGCGAGACGCTCACCGAGGAGAACCGCCGCCTGCAGCGCGAGCTGCAGGAGCTCCGCGCCCTCAAgttcgccccgccgccgcccaccaacGCCAGCAACTCCGGGCCGCCACCGTCCTCTGCGGCGTCGCCGTTCTACATGCAGCTGCCGGCGGCCACGCTGACCATCTGCCCGTCCTGCGagcgcgccaccgccgccggcaaggTCGACCCGGACAGACCCAAGGCCACCCACCACTTCTTCAACCCCTTCACCCACTCCGCCGCCTGCTGA